The sequence CCGGGTGTTGTCCGAATACTCGGTCGAACAGATTCGCCGCATGAATGTCGATGAAATCGTGGCCGTGCTTAAGCGCGAATACATCCATGCCTACGGTTCAGCGCAACGCCTGCCATTTGCCGATCTGTTCATCGGAAAGTTGATGGTTGACTGACGGCCATGAGCGCGACGACCTACACCGAATACGCGCAAATACAGCGTGCCAGTGCTTGTCTGGCCCCGGCTGATGAACAGCGCTGGATGATCGAATACGGGCCGCTGGTGCGGCGGGTGGTGCGCAAGATGAGTTCGCACACCGGTAGTGCCGTGGATAAGGAAGATCTGGAGCAGATCGGTTTGATGGGCTTGCTCGAAGCGTTACGACGCTATGGCGAGCCCGACGACGAGTTTCAGCATTACGCGCTGGTGCGCGTGCGCGGCGCGATGCTCGATGAACTGCGCCGCCAGGACTGGCGTCCACGTGGTGCCCGTCAGGGGGCGCACCGGTTACGCGCAGCAGAGCGTGGCCTGCGCCGCAAGCTTGGGCGGGAGCCGGAGAAAGAGGAGCTGTGCGCTGAGCTAGGCATTGACAGCGCGGCTTGCGACCAGATGTTGCTGGACGACAGCGCCCAGGAGTTGCTCAGCTTTGACGCCTTGCTGGCCGAACAGGATGGGCAGCACGGCCAGGTGCCGGGGCATGAAGCCCAGGTGCTGGACCGGATTAGCCTGGTGCAAGCCCTGGAAGCACTCGACCCGCGTGAGCAGCAGGTCATTCAGTTGTATTACGAGTTCGATCTGAGCCTGGCTGAGATTGCGGCGGTGCTGGAAATTACCACCGCACGTGTGTGCCAGATCAACAAAAAAGCGCTGCAGAAAATGCGGGCGCATCTCGGACCGCATTGATGCCGGCCGGTTGATAAAGGAAAAGAGCATGCAACAGTTAGTGGGTATTTTTATCGTGCTGGGCTGCGTATTTGGCGGCTATATGTTTATGGGCGGAGATTTCTCCAAGCTCTGGCAGCCCGTCGAATTGCTGATCATTCTGGGCGCGGCAGGTGGCGCAATGGTGCTGGGCAATCCAGCGCACGTGCTGAAGGAGCTGATGCTCCAGCTGCGCAAAACCACCACACGTCCAGCCGAAAACAAGGAGTTCCCGCGTCAGTTGCTGCTGCTGATGTACGAACTGCTGCAAGTCGGGCGCGACCTGAAGGCACTGGATGTGCACGTCGAAGCACCGCACGAAAGCTCGTTGTTCCGGCGCTATCCGCTGGTGCTCAAGGAGCCCAAGCTGATGTCGTTCATCGTCGATAACTTCCGTTTGATGGCGATGGGCAAGATCAGCGCGCATGAACTCGAAGGCGTGCTTGAGCAAGAGCTGGTAGCGATTCATGCCGACCTCGAACAGCCATGCAGCTCGCTGAAAAAAATCTCTGAAGCCATGCCTGGTTTCGGGATCGTGGCGGCGGTGCTGGGCGTGGTGATCGCCATGAACAGCGTGAACGAAGGCGCGAGCGCCGGAGAGATCGCTGAGCGGGTCGCCGCCGCGATGATCGGCACGTTTATCGGCATCTTCTTTTGCTATGGCGTGCTGGATCCGCTGTGCAACACGCTCAAGCAACTGGTCAAATCCGAGATGTCCGAGATGGAGTGCGTGA is a genomic window of Paraburkholderia bonniea containing:
- a CDS encoding FliA/WhiG family RNA polymerase sigma factor, with amino-acid sequence MSATTYTEYAQIQRASACLAPADEQRWMIEYGPLVRRVVRKMSSHTGSAVDKEDLEQIGLMGLLEALRRYGEPDDEFQHYALVRVRGAMLDELRRQDWRPRGARQGAHRLRAAERGLRRKLGREPEKEELCAELGIDSAACDQMLLDDSAQELLSFDALLAEQDGQHGQVPGHEAQVLDRISLVQALEALDPREQQVIQLYYEFDLSLAEIAAVLEITTARVCQINKKALQKMRAHLGPH
- the motA gene encoding flagellar motor stator protein MotA gives rise to the protein MQQLVGIFIVLGCVFGGYMFMGGDFSKLWQPVELLIILGAAGGAMVLGNPAHVLKELMLQLRKTTTRPAENKEFPRQLLLLMYELLQVGRDLKALDVHVEAPHESSLFRRYPLVLKEPKLMSFIVDNFRLMAMGKISAHELEGVLEQELVAIHADLEQPCSSLKKISEAMPGFGIVAAVLGVVIAMNSVNEGASAGEIAERVAAAMIGTFIGIFFCYGVLDPLCNTLKQLVKSEMSEMECVKVVLVSFAAGKPALLAIDSGRRLVQTVNKPSFVQLETWINELGAPA